A portion of the Paenibacillus marchantiae genome contains these proteins:
- a CDS encoding TRM11 family SAM-dependent methyltransferase encodes MSSTNSKDSVVGSYVYTFACHENERALCELELETMLVPGTDIGSGDHAYVCSNICIPPGRSPFVRGRLDVMAEADTVAGLKPVASQIDLSSGETFKVVCLKEGDDMPDYAHSRLLEKELGMCIQGKAMMKQPAVTFGLMLLNGKWLFGQWTEADRSWQTHHQKPQNYSTGLGVTLARALVNIAIPQVEGHQLLDPCCGMGTVVIEALSMGIEAKGNDLNPLAVQGARINLPHYGYDSARITLGDMNDLEGFYDAVILDMPYNLCSVLPDEEQLAMLTSLKRLAGRAVIVSTEWVEGHILDAGWNIDQYRTVSKGTFIRHIWLCT; translated from the coding sequence TTGAGCTCTACAAACAGCAAAGATTCAGTTGTCGGAAGTTACGTATATACCTTCGCTTGCCATGAGAATGAACGTGCCTTATGTGAATTGGAATTGGAAACGATGCTCGTTCCTGGGACAGATATTGGTTCAGGAGATCACGCCTATGTTTGCTCCAATATTTGCATTCCACCAGGTAGAAGTCCGTTTGTCCGGGGCAGACTGGATGTGATGGCCGAAGCGGATACAGTGGCAGGTCTGAAACCTGTCGCTTCACAAATCGACCTGTCATCTGGTGAAACGTTCAAGGTTGTCTGCTTGAAAGAGGGCGATGACATGCCGGATTATGCGCATTCCCGTCTGCTGGAAAAAGAGCTGGGCATGTGCATTCAAGGCAAAGCTATGATGAAACAGCCTGCCGTGACTTTTGGACTAATGCTATTGAATGGAAAATGGCTCTTCGGTCAATGGACAGAAGCCGATCGCTCGTGGCAAACCCATCATCAGAAGCCGCAAAATTACTCCACAGGCCTTGGTGTTACGTTAGCCAGAGCGTTAGTCAATATTGCTATTCCGCAAGTGGAGGGGCATCAGTTGCTCGATCCATGCTGCGGAATGGGAACCGTTGTAATTGAGGCATTGTCGATGGGAATTGAGGCCAAAGGAAATGATTTGAACCCTTTGGCAGTACAGGGTGCTCGCATTAATCTTCCTCATTATGGGTATGATTCAGCCAGAATTACCCTCGGGGATATGAATGATCTGGAAGGTTTCTACGATGCAGTTATTCTGGACATGCCATATAATCTCTGTTCTGTTCTTCCGGATGAGGAACAACTTGCCATGTTGACAAGTTTGAAGAGACTTGCAGGACGGGCAGTGATCGTTTCCACCGAATGGGTGGAGGGGCACATTCTGGATGCCGGATGGAACATCGATCAGTATCGAACGGTGAGCAAAGGTACGTTTATACGTCACATTTGGCTATGCACTTAG
- a CDS encoding D-2-hydroxyacid dehydrogenase — protein sequence MGKIVCFPSLSTKQQNRILDAAPGYTLTVGKAKEIDTSELKEAEIILGWSPLVTEHALEENSPLKWVQVWSAGVDNLPFSDLEQKSILVTSANGVHAIPITEIILGMMLSHSRWLRQAMLHQQQAEWKSPGKPLPELHGKTAVIVGVGEIGSETARILKALGMNVIGVRRSGKDVPNVDQMYNMSGLHEALGQGDYVINILPLTDETHHIYNQSAFEHFKSGSCFVNVGRGPSVNTEALLGALDSGQLAFAALDVFEEEPLPADHPLWGKDNVLITPHIAGSTEQYTERALDIFVQNLEAYIAGKTLPLNLVNYSHKY from the coding sequence ATGGGTAAAATTGTATGTTTTCCATCCTTGTCGACAAAGCAGCAAAACCGTATTCTGGATGCAGCACCAGGTTATACACTTACGGTTGGCAAAGCCAAAGAGATTGACACATCGGAGTTAAAAGAAGCCGAAATTATCTTAGGCTGGTCTCCTCTGGTAACTGAACATGCACTTGAAGAAAACAGCCCATTGAAATGGGTTCAGGTCTGGTCCGCAGGTGTGGACAACCTTCCTTTCTCAGATTTGGAACAAAAAAGTATATTGGTAACCAGTGCTAATGGCGTACACGCCATTCCCATTACCGAAATTATTCTGGGCATGATGTTGTCCCACAGCCGCTGGCTCAGACAAGCAATGCTGCACCAGCAGCAGGCAGAGTGGAAATCCCCAGGCAAACCACTTCCTGAACTGCATGGCAAAACAGCGGTTATCGTCGGTGTGGGAGAGATTGGATCAGAAACTGCGCGCATTCTCAAAGCACTGGGCATGAACGTCATTGGGGTTCGGCGCTCCGGAAAAGACGTTCCAAATGTAGACCAAATGTACAATATGTCCGGCTTACACGAAGCACTAGGGCAAGGCGATTACGTTATCAATATTTTGCCACTCACAGATGAAACGCATCATATCTATAATCAGTCTGCATTTGAGCATTTCAAATCCGGTTCCTGTTTCGTCAACGTGGGACGTGGCCCAAGCGTGAATACGGAAGCTCTGCTGGGTGCACTGGACAGTGGACAGTTAGCCTTTGCTGCACTTGACGTATTCGAGGAGGAGCCGCTCCCTGCCGACCATCCACTATGGGGTAAGGATAACGTTTTGATTACTCCACATATTGCAGGCAGTACAGAGCAATACACCGAGCGGGCACTTGATATTTTTGTTCAAAATTTGGAAGCATATATCGCCGGAAAAACCCTCCCGCTCAATCTGGTGAATTATAGTCATAAATACTAA
- the thpR gene encoding RNA 2',3'-cyclic phosphodiesterase produces the protein MNNYLNSHTDLPSRRERLFIALRVPAHIQNSLRMSAEQVQGKLDFRKWTDYRDYHITLQFLGDILVSDIGQLRKALRSVTAGFQPFELQLSGWGTFGLEEAPKVLWKGVEGETDQLHLLQKRIVDATSSLGFEAELRPYSPHITIARKFLGQDPGNEDKGIFKVLPGQFLGVNSWMVQDFVLYVTQPGQAPMYGVVDMFSFS, from the coding sequence ATGAATAACTATTTAAATTCACATACGGATCTTCCATCCCGACGGGAACGATTATTTATTGCACTCCGGGTGCCTGCACATATTCAGAATTCACTTCGGATGTCTGCGGAACAGGTGCAAGGAAAGCTAGATTTTCGCAAATGGACGGACTACCGGGATTATCATATTACATTGCAATTTCTGGGAGATATCCTTGTTAGTGACATTGGACAACTTCGGAAAGCGCTGCGTTCGGTAACGGCCGGGTTCCAGCCTTTTGAACTGCAATTATCCGGTTGGGGAACGTTCGGTTTGGAAGAGGCGCCAAAGGTGCTGTGGAAAGGTGTTGAAGGAGAAACGGATCAACTTCATCTTCTGCAAAAACGGATCGTCGACGCAACTTCCTCCCTTGGATTCGAGGCCGAATTAAGACCTTATTCTCCTCATATTACGATTGCGCGTAAATTTCTGGGTCAGGACCCAGGAAATGAAGATAAAGGGATATTTAAAGTGCTTCCAGGACAATTTTTAGGTGTTAATTCTTGGATGGTGCAAGATTTTGTGCTTTATGTGACACAGCCAGGTCAGGCGCCGATGTATGGGGTTGTGGATATGTTTTCTTTTTCCTGA
- a CDS encoding cell wall hydrolase, with translation MDIISKNRWVAPMLSVLLVCIVGANVVQATGKWNEASDSKQMTELAASAENSENSFSGDRRMMEDGTSLSTDASIQTDNWTDSLPAKNWLTAAQEEQEQKEAKAKHAARAAAAAKAKKEAALKLAKIEHAKALAAITTPPQKLYFTRTKLLNQEDSKLATWSYSVSDKELLLLQKIVMAEAEGEPYEGKVAVANVVLNRLRSANFPDTIYKVIYQKSQFSPVANGRLKRVTPNEDSIKAVNAALNGKKEVADDTYYFLSLTLADDLTVARSQKKVKTIGHHTFYK, from the coding sequence ATGGATATTATAAGCAAGAATCGTTGGGTGGCACCGATGTTATCTGTGCTGCTTGTATGTATAGTGGGGGCTAACGTCGTTCAGGCGACTGGTAAGTGGAATGAGGCAAGTGATAGCAAACAGATGACCGAACTTGCGGCATCTGCAGAAAATAGCGAAAATTCTTTTAGCGGAGACAGGCGAATGATGGAAGACGGGACAAGTCTATCTACTGATGCGTCTATTCAGACTGATAACTGGACCGATTCGCTCCCGGCCAAGAACTGGCTGACGGCTGCCCAAGAAGAGCAGGAACAGAAAGAAGCCAAGGCTAAACATGCGGCCCGAGCTGCAGCTGCGGCCAAAGCGAAGAAAGAAGCTGCTCTGAAATTGGCCAAGATTGAGCATGCCAAAGCGTTAGCTGCAATTACGACTCCCCCCCAAAAACTTTACTTTACACGGACCAAACTCCTGAACCAGGAAGACTCGAAACTTGCAACCTGGTCATACAGTGTGTCCGATAAAGAGCTGCTTCTGCTGCAAAAAATCGTCATGGCAGAGGCGGAAGGTGAACCGTACGAAGGCAAAGTGGCAGTTGCCAATGTTGTCTTAAACCGGCTGCGGTCAGCCAATTTTCCCGATACCATTTACAAAGTAATCTACCAGAAATCTCAATTCAGTCCTGTAGCGAACGGGCGCTTGAAACGTGTTACTCCTAATGAGGACAGTATCAAGGCAGTTAATGCAGCGTTGAATGGGAAAAAGGAAGTCGCCGATGATACGTATTATTTCTTGTCATTGACGCTTGCGGATGATCTGACAGTGGCTCGCTCCCAGAAAAAAGTAAAAACGATCGGGCATCATACTTTTTACAAGTAA
- a CDS encoding MGDG synthase family glycosyltransferase — protein MRKPRVLLLSEGFGTGHTQAAHALASGIKKVSPHVHSRVIELGKFLNPTMAPLILSAYRKTLTVQPKLVSLLYRTQYNKSLNGFTKLALHRIFYTQTAQVVSQLKPDAVICTHPFPNAVISRLKRQGLNIPLYTLVTDYDVHATWINPEVNKYLVSTPQVKALLEIRGVEPSRIQITGIPVHPDFWEAGDKVSLRQEMGLQNMPTALLMGGGWGLSFDEEHMKALTSWADRVQLLFCLGSNEKMIAKLKEMSCFQHPNIRILGYTREVSKLMDVSDVLITKPGGMTCTEALAKGLPMLFVPPLPGQEEENCEYFVQAGYGQVIHSADVIANRFRHLCEQIYAPREAESQLKSVHKPGSRNTYDPTCCAQAVHDLLFPATAEVTSVPKERLTAGFGATSLSGTRIPF, from the coding sequence ATGCGAAAACCAAGAGTGCTCTTGTTATCCGAAGGTTTCGGCACCGGTCACACCCAGGCCGCCCATGCGCTCGCAAGCGGCATTAAGAAAGTCAGTCCACATGTGCATAGTCGGGTCATTGAGCTCGGCAAATTTTTAAATCCAACCATGGCTCCGCTTATTCTGTCCGCATACCGCAAGACACTAACCGTTCAGCCCAAGCTGGTCAGTCTGCTGTATCGGACACAATATAACAAATCACTAAACGGATTTACGAAACTGGCCTTGCACCGGATTTTCTATACACAGACGGCTCAAGTCGTATCCCAATTGAAACCCGATGCCGTAATCTGTACCCATCCATTTCCGAATGCGGTCATCTCACGGCTGAAACGTCAGGGACTTAATATTCCACTATATACGCTGGTCACAGACTACGACGTACATGCAACGTGGATTAATCCCGAGGTCAACAAATATTTGGTATCCACACCTCAGGTAAAGGCTCTGCTTGAGATCAGGGGTGTTGAACCCTCTCGCATCCAAATCACCGGTATTCCTGTTCATCCTGACTTCTGGGAAGCAGGAGACAAGGTAAGCCTCCGACAGGAAATGGGGCTTCAGAACATGCCCACTGCTCTGCTAATGGGTGGCGGGTGGGGTCTTTCCTTTGATGAAGAGCATATGAAGGCCCTCACATCATGGGCGGATCGTGTACAGCTGCTGTTCTGTCTGGGAAGCAATGAGAAAATGATTGCCAAGCTGAAGGAAATGTCCTGCTTCCAACATCCCAATATACGCATTCTTGGGTATACCCGTGAGGTCAGCAAACTAATGGACGTATCCGATGTGCTCATTACGAAACCAGGTGGTATGACTTGTACAGAAGCATTGGCTAAAGGCCTGCCGATGTTATTCGTACCTCCATTGCCGGGACAGGAAGAAGAGAACTGTGAATATTTTGTACAAGCCGGATACGGCCAAGTCATTCACTCTGCTGACGTTATCGCCAATCGCTTCAGACATTTGTGTGAGCAGATCTATGCACCACGTGAAGCTGAAAGCCAGCTGAAATCAGTCCACAAACCAGGGAGCAGAAACACCTACGATCCAACGTGTTGTGCCCAGGCTGTCCATGATTTATTGTTCCCGGCTACAGCGGAAGTCACATCCGTACCTAAGGAACGCCTCACAGCCGGATTTGGGGCAACTTCGCTGTCAGGTACCCGAATCCCATTCTAG
- a CDS encoding TetR/AcrR family transcriptional regulator has protein sequence MAPIDRRQQVIHAAAQSFAMFGYKATTMDQVAKIANVGKGTIYTFFTNKEQLFDQILVEVIQEMKNIAHREVHQESAFFDNLFRVLDSLLEFRRDHDLLVKLSQELKDFGTLQAKEGLEKVEKVISDFLARELEKARDNGEIRECDPQVVAFMMIRLYIALTSDWSKQHEPLSKEEIKNYFRLFLMEGIAAAAT, from the coding sequence ATGGCTCCGATTGACAGGAGACAGCAGGTCATTCATGCAGCTGCGCAGTCTTTTGCCATGTTTGGATACAAGGCAACCACGATGGATCAGGTAGCGAAGATTGCGAATGTTGGCAAGGGAACGATCTACACGTTCTTTACGAATAAGGAACAATTGTTTGATCAGATTTTGGTGGAAGTAATCCAGGAAATGAAAAACATTGCTCATCGTGAAGTTCATCAGGAAAGTGCTTTTTTTGATAATCTGTTTCGTGTACTTGATTCATTGCTGGAGTTTCGCCGTGATCACGATTTGCTGGTTAAATTGTCCCAGGAGCTTAAGGATTTTGGAACTCTTCAGGCCAAGGAAGGTTTGGAGAAAGTGGAGAAAGTCATCTCCGATTTTCTGGCTCGGGAGCTTGAGAAGGCAAGAGACAACGGAGAGATTCGTGAGTGTGATCCACAGGTAGTAGCTTTTATGATGATTCGTTTGTACATTGCCCTCACCTCAGATTGGAGCAAGCAACACGAACCGCTGAGCAAAGAGGAAATCAAGAATTACTTTCGCCTTTTCTTAATGGAAGGAATTGCTGCTGCTGCAACGTAA
- a CDS encoding YhgE/Pip family protein, which yields MKSLSVFFKDVGSAVRNPKVLIPVIAILFIPILYSGIYLAAYWDPYGHVDEMPVAVVNLDKGAELEGKSLHVGSDLVDELKKNADFKWDFVSASQAKEGMENDKYYMQITIPENFSSQATTLLDDKPEPADLIYEPNGNYSFVGAQIGKTAIKDLKAKVSAKVTESYAETLLDKFSEVSDGLAEAGDGAGDLNTGAGKLDDGAVKLKDNLAKLASGTLELQDGLSPLSDGVNALHTGATKLESGTSNLVSGLQQLQAAATSQLQSGADQLKDGSAKLETGLKSSVDGAGKLQAGLQSSEQGSAKLSDGLQSAVQGSGTLATGLQSAVDGSSKVADGAQGVADGLKQLAASNPELAASEDVQKLLAASAAVAEGSKQLHESEQKLAQGADQLHQGNQQLASGASELHGGQEQLLTGANQLVDGQQQLLAGAGQLSQGGAKLSDGLKQFSGKLGEAASGGTLLADGAKQLGSGTTALQTGVGKLSGGVNSLTDGSKQLGDGAGKLADGLTELKDGSSELATKLNDAAQKTSEVKKTDDVVNMFAEPVNTSENTTENVSNYGTGLTPFFLSIGLFVGSLISTIVLKMRETSVPGATGWNRFVSRTLVFGFVSIIQSVIVASFMLYGLGLETHSVPLFYLFTIFTGLTFMFIVQALVTWLDLPGRYVVILLLVFQLAASAGTFPVELIPSWLQSFSPWLPMTHSIMGFKAVVSSGNFDVMWHQVGILSIYAGISVLLTLAFFLWSGKRRKKEAEVAESGQVVTA from the coding sequence ATGAAATCTTTATCCGTGTTTTTCAAGGATGTGGGATCGGCCGTGAGAAACCCGAAGGTGTTGATCCCCGTTATTGCAATTTTGTTTATACCGATTCTATATAGTGGTATCTATTTGGCTGCCTACTGGGACCCATATGGTCATGTCGATGAAATGCCGGTTGCGGTTGTTAACCTTGATAAAGGTGCAGAGCTAGAAGGCAAATCATTGCATGTCGGTAGTGACCTCGTTGATGAACTGAAGAAGAATGCAGATTTTAAATGGGATTTTGTCAGTGCCAGTCAAGCTAAAGAAGGCATGGAAAACGACAAGTATTATATGCAAATTACGATCCCAGAAAACTTTTCTTCCCAAGCAACGACGTTGCTTGATGACAAGCCAGAGCCGGCTGATCTAATCTACGAACCGAATGGTAATTACAGCTTTGTGGGTGCGCAGATTGGCAAAACGGCCATCAAAGATCTGAAAGCTAAGGTTTCGGCCAAAGTAACGGAATCCTATGCGGAGACCCTGCTCGACAAGTTTTCCGAAGTATCGGACGGATTGGCTGAAGCTGGCGATGGCGCAGGAGACTTGAATACAGGCGCTGGCAAGCTGGATGATGGAGCTGTGAAGCTCAAGGATAATCTGGCGAAGCTGGCATCCGGTACATTGGAACTTCAGGATGGCTTGTCTCCATTAAGTGACGGTGTCAATGCACTGCACACGGGTGCAACCAAACTTGAAAGTGGAACATCGAATCTGGTATCCGGTTTGCAGCAGCTTCAAGCGGCGGCAACAAGCCAGCTTCAGAGCGGAGCAGACCAGCTGAAGGACGGCAGTGCCAAGCTGGAAACTGGACTGAAGTCTTCCGTAGACGGAGCAGGCAAGCTGCAAGCGGGTCTACAATCGTCTGAGCAGGGCAGTGCGAAGCTGTCCGATGGTCTGCAAAGTGCAGTCCAAGGCAGCGGCACCTTGGCCACTGGCCTGCAATCTGCAGTAGACGGCAGCAGCAAGGTTGCTGACGGTGCCCAGGGCGTTGCTGACGGGTTGAAGCAGCTAGCTGCATCCAACCCTGAACTGGCAGCCAGTGAGGATGTACAGAAGCTGCTGGCAGCCAGTGCAGCAGTCGCTGAAGGCAGTAAGCAATTGCATGAGAGCGAACAGAAGCTTGCGCAGGGTGCAGATCAATTGCACCAGGGCAATCAGCAACTGGCATCCGGTGCATCCGAACTGCATGGAGGCCAAGAGCAGCTTCTGACGGGTGCGAACCAGTTGGTGGATGGTCAGCAGCAATTGCTGGCGGGCGCTGGACAACTTAGCCAAGGCGGAGCGAAGCTCTCCGATGGTCTGAAGCAGTTTAGCGGCAAGCTGGGTGAAGCTGCAAGTGGCGGCACATTGCTGGCAGATGGAGCCAAGCAACTAGGCTCGGGAACCACAGCCCTGCAAACGGGTGTAGGTAAACTGAGCGGTGGCGTGAATTCACTAACGGATGGCTCCAAACAACTCGGTGATGGGGCAGGCAAGCTGGCAGACGGTTTAACTGAGCTGAAAGACGGCTCAAGCGAACTGGCTACCAAGCTGAACGATGCAGCTCAGAAAACGTCAGAAGTCAAGAAAACGGACGATGTGGTGAATATGTTCGCCGAACCTGTGAATACGTCCGAGAACACAACAGAGAACGTGAGCAATTACGGTACAGGGTTGACGCCGTTCTTCCTGTCCATCGGTTTGTTTGTTGGATCACTGATTTCAACGATTGTTTTGAAAATGCGGGAAACTTCCGTACCGGGCGCAACGGGTTGGAACCGTTTTGTCAGCCGTACACTCGTATTCGGTTTTGTGAGCATTATCCAATCCGTAATCGTGGCAAGCTTCATGCTGTACGGTCTTGGACTGGAAACGCACAGCGTACCGCTGTTCTATCTGTTCACGATCTTTACGGGACTAACCTTTATGTTTATTGTTCAGGCCCTCGTAACTTGGCTTGACTTGCCAGGTCGTTATGTTGTCATCCTGTTATTGGTCTTCCAGCTTGCAGCAAGTGCGGGAACCTTCCCGGTAGAGCTGATTCCGTCATGGCTCCAGTCATTTAGCCCTTGGCTGCCAATGACGCACAGCATCATGGGCTTCAAAGCAGTTGTATCCAGTGGCAATTTCGATGTGATGTGGCATCAGGTCGGTATTCTGTCAATCTATGCAGGTATATCTGTGCTGCTGACCTTGGCTTTCTTCCTTTGGAGCGGCAAACGTCGCAAAAAAGAAGCTGAAGTGGCTGAATCCGGTCAAGTGGTGACGGCATAA